The Gloeomargarita lithophora Alchichica-D10 genomic sequence ACCGCCCGCCGGTAGTCCCCTACTTTTGCTGGGTAAAGAAGTGGTTTTAACCCCGCACCTGGGCGCTTCTACCATCGAAGCCCAGAGCAACGTGGCGACAGACGTGGCGGAGCAAATCCGGGATGTGCTGTTGGGGCTACCGGCTCGCTCGGCGGTGAATATCCCCGGTTTAAGTGCGGAGGTCTTAACTCGCTTAAAGCCCTACCTGGAACTGGCGGAACTGCTGGGGAATCTGGCGGGTCAGTTGGCCGGGGGGCGGGTGGAAACCCTGGGGGTGCGCTTGCAGGGAGAATTGGCGAACAATGCCAGCCAGCCGGTGGTGATTGCCGCCATCAAGGGCTTGCTGGGGCCGGCTTTACAAGAGCGGGTGAATTATGTCAATGCCGCCCTAGAAGCCAAGGAACGGGGGATTCGGGTGGTGGAAACCCGGGATGAATCCATGCGGGACTACAGCGGCTCTTTGGTGATCACCGCCCAGGGCAGTCAGGGGGAACATAGCGTGGCCGGGGCATTGTTAGGCACGGGGGAACTGCGGATCACCAGCATTGACGGCTTTCCCATCAGCGTCGCCCCCACCCGCTATATGTTGATTACTTTGCACCAGGATATGCCGGGGATTATTGGTAAAATTGGCTCACTTTTGGGCAGTTTTAATGTGAATATCGCCAGTATGCAGGTGGGGCGCAAACTCATCCGCGGGGATTCAGTGATGGTACTCAGCATTGACGACCCCCTACCCGATGGAGTCGTGAGCGAAGTGGTGCAAATTCAGGGGATTCAGGATGCCTATGTGGTGAATTTGTAGTTGGGCAGGAGTGAAAAGTATATTTACGTTTCCTGCAATTTTCAAATATAATAAAGACTAAGCGTCAGGCGCATTCTTAGATACTAAAACTCATCTAAAGCAAATGGAAATTCAAGAATTAAAGGCGTTAATCAAAGAAAGCATCCGAGAAGTTCTACGAGAAGAGCGGCTTCTGCTCTGTAAATCTCTTGTTCCTTACATCTCTAACGAAGAGCAAGCAGAAATAGAAGCTGAATTTGGTTCTCCCTCAGACTATAAAGCTGAGGAACTTGTTGACATGACACATTGGGTTAAATATGGCAGTCAAATTTCGCAAGGAAGCAATTAAGTTTTTGCAGAAGGCATTCCCTGAAGATGTTGCCAGAATTCAAGCTCAACTCAATCAGCTTCTTATCGCTGTTGAAGAGCAAGGCATCATTCCATTTATTGATCTAGATATTAAGAAAATGAAGGGGAAATGGGAGGGATTTTATCGGCTTCGAGTTGGCAAAATTAGAGTTATCTTTGCACTAAGTACTGATTCCGATAGCATTGAAGTCATCACAATTGGAGCTAGAGGAGATGTGTACAAGTAGAGTTTTAAATCTGACAAATGCATAACAACCGCACTGCACCAGAACTTTCTAAACCATTTGATTCAATTGTTATCTTACTTGATGTCCGGTGAGTTCAACCGTTGGGTTGTTGCAAATATTGGTGAAGGTAAGATTTCAAAACAACCCGTGGGGGTTCAGAGTTTAATTGAGATTAAAATA encodes the following:
- the serA gene encoding phosphoglycerate dehydrogenase; amino-acid sequence: MPRVLVTEPIDPAGVAILSQVAQVDQRHNLTAAELQACIGEYDGLLVRSATKVTQGLITAGHNLKIIGRAGVGVDNIDVPAATRQGIVVVNSPEGNTIAAAEQTVALMLALSRYIPQANQLVKAGEWNRKEFLGVEVYKKTLGIVGLGKIGSHVATIARAMGMRLLAYDPFISQERAEQLGCSLMELEVLFREADYITLHIPKTPDTTHLINRESFKKMKPTTRIINCARGGLIDEVALVDAIKAGRIAGAALDVFEQEPPAGSPLLLLGKEVVLTPHLGASTIEAQSNVATDVAEQIRDVLLGLPARSAVNIPGLSAEVLTRLKPYLELAELLGNLAGQLAGGRVETLGVRLQGELANNASQPVVIAAIKGLLGPALQERVNYVNAALEAKERGIRVVETRDESMRDYSGSLVITAQGSQGEHSVAGALLGTGELRITSIDGFPISVAPTRYMLITLHQDMPGIIGKIGSLLGSFNVNIASMQVGRKLIRGDSVMVLSIDDPLPDGVVSEVVQIQGIQDAYVVNL
- a CDS encoding type II toxin-antitoxin system RelE family toxin, which translates into the protein MAVKFRKEAIKFLQKAFPEDVARIQAQLNQLLIAVEEQGIIPFIDLDIKKMKGKWEGFYRLRVGKIRVIFALSTDSDSIEVITIGARGDVYK